One segment of Comamonas thiooxydans DNA contains the following:
- a CDS encoding ATP-binding protein gives MADIKLPDGDAGGSSAARWSRATRWAVGTGVALMVVVGVLLLFLLTLATNNRLAYERNYNWLFAANVVVAGLLLLVLFWGGLRLALRLRRGRFGSKLLLKLAGIFTLVGLLPGLLIYVVSYQFVSRSIESWFDVKVEGALSAGVSLASATLDTVANDMANNTRTAGLQLSQTSDAGAALMLERIRDQIGASDVVLWNASGKAIASAGQSQFSLAPERPNTQLLRSLREQGGQRAVASIEGLDDAGDVPADQAAANAKVRTLALVPSSAVNLLEEARYLQATIPLPQALVSNALAVQEANREYQERALARGGLQRMYIGTLTLALFLAVFGAVVLAVVLGNQLAKPLLLLAQGMRDVARGDLRPKPALQSKDEIGGLTRSFAVMTQQLADARSDANRNLLQLDAARSNLQTILDNLTSGVIVLDRSGRIVLSNPGATRILRAPMAVFQGKRLRDVSGLQDFARVVQEQFEIFLGDASAEQGRDRWQQVYELDAGNGNGDVVHNTTSLVMRGAELPDDQRLLVFDDISEIVSAQRAQAWGEVARRVAHEIKNPLTPIQLSAERLAMKLTDKLQPAEQALLAKSVKTIVDQVGAMKRLVDEFREYARLPAANLQALDLNALVAEVLQLYGEENAAVRVEASLDEACPLIQGDSQQLRQVIHNLLQNAQDSTAQRAQETGQTPGSVTIETRWMDTAQRVRLSISDSGTGFAPNILQRAFEPYVTTKSRGTGLGLAVVKKIADEHGARVDLGNREEDGVVQGARVSLSFVPNDRAGTA, from the coding sequence ATGGCTGACATCAAGCTCCCGGACGGCGACGCCGGCGGCTCCTCTGCCGCGCGCTGGTCGCGCGCCACGCGCTGGGCCGTTGGCACGGGCGTGGCGCTGATGGTGGTGGTTGGGGTGCTGCTGCTGTTCCTGCTGACCCTGGCCACGAATAACCGGCTGGCCTATGAGCGCAACTACAACTGGCTGTTTGCCGCCAATGTCGTTGTGGCCGGATTGCTGCTGCTGGTGCTGTTCTGGGGCGGCTTGCGCCTGGCTCTGAGGCTCAGGCGCGGGCGTTTTGGCAGCAAGCTGTTGCTCAAGCTGGCGGGCATCTTCACCTTGGTGGGTTTGTTGCCGGGCTTGTTGATCTATGTGGTGTCCTACCAGTTTGTTTCGCGCTCGATAGAGAGCTGGTTTGACGTCAAGGTCGAGGGAGCCCTGTCTGCGGGCGTGAGCCTGGCCAGTGCCACGCTGGATACCGTGGCCAATGACATGGCCAACAACACGCGCACGGCAGGCCTTCAGCTCTCGCAGACTTCGGATGCAGGGGCGGCACTGATGCTGGAGCGCATCCGAGATCAGATCGGTGCCTCCGATGTAGTGCTCTGGAATGCATCAGGCAAGGCCATTGCCAGTGCCGGTCAGTCTCAATTCAGCCTGGCGCCGGAGCGGCCCAACACCCAGCTGCTGCGCAGCTTGAGGGAGCAGGGCGGTCAGCGTGCCGTGGCCAGCATCGAAGGCCTGGATGATGCCGGCGACGTGCCTGCCGATCAGGCCGCGGCCAACGCCAAGGTGCGCACACTGGCGCTGGTGCCCAGCTCGGCCGTGAATCTGTTGGAGGAGGCGCGTTATCTGCAGGCCACGATTCCCCTGCCGCAAGCCCTGGTCAGCAATGCCCTGGCCGTGCAGGAGGCCAATCGCGAGTATCAGGAGCGAGCACTTGCTCGTGGTGGATTGCAGCGCATGTATATCGGCACTCTGACGCTGGCGCTCTTTCTGGCCGTGTTTGGGGCCGTGGTGCTGGCCGTGGTGCTGGGCAACCAACTGGCCAAGCCCTTGTTGTTGCTGGCCCAGGGCATGCGCGATGTGGCGCGTGGCGATCTGCGTCCCAAGCCTGCGCTGCAGAGCAAGGACGAGATTGGCGGGCTGACGCGCTCTTTTGCCGTCATGACCCAGCAACTGGCCGATGCACGCTCCGACGCCAACCGCAATCTGCTGCAACTCGATGCGGCGCGCAGCAATCTGCAGACCATTCTGGACAACCTTACTTCGGGCGTCATCGTGCTCGATCGCTCCGGGCGCATCGTCCTCAGCAATCCCGGTGCAACACGCATTCTGCGTGCGCCCATGGCGGTGTTCCAGGGCAAGCGCCTGCGCGATGTCTCGGGTTTGCAGGACTTTGCGCGCGTGGTGCAGGAGCAGTTCGAGATCTTTCTCGGCGATGCTTCGGCCGAGCAGGGGCGTGATCGCTGGCAGCAGGTCTATGAGCTGGACGCGGGCAACGGCAACGGCGATGTGGTGCACAACACCACCAGCCTGGTCATGCGCGGTGCGGAGCTGCCCGACGACCAGCGCCTGCTGGTGTTTGACGACATCTCGGAGATCGTCTCTGCCCAGCGCGCACAGGCCTGGGGCGAGGTGGCGCGCCGCGTGGCGCATGAGATCAAGAATCCGCTGACGCCGATTCAGCTGTCTGCCGAGCGTCTGGCGATGAAGCTGACCGACAAGCTGCAGCCTGCGGAGCAGGCGCTGCTGGCCAAATCCGTGAAGACTATCGTCGATCAGGTGGGGGCCATGAAGCGTCTGGTTGATGAGTTTCGTGAATACGCACGTTTGCCGGCTGCCAATCTGCAAGCGCTGGATCTGAATGCACTGGTCGCTGAGGTGCTGCAGCTCTATGGCGAAGAGAATGCGGCAGTGCGTGTGGAGGCATCGCTCGACGAAGCCTGTCCGCTGATTCAGGGCGATAGCCAGCAATTGCGTCAGGTCATCCACAATCTTTTGCAAAATGCGCAAGATTCCACGGCGCAAAGAGCGCAGGAAACAGGGCAGACTCCAGGATCCGTCACCATCGAAACCCGCTGGATGGACACGGCCCAGCGTGTACGCCTGAGCATCAGCGACAGTGGCACAGGTTTTGCTCCCAATATTCTTCAAAGAGCCTTCGAGCCCTATGTGACCACCAAATCTCGCGGCACAGGCCTGGGTTTGGCCGTGGTCAAAAAAATCGCCGACGAGCATGGCGCAAGAGTGGACCTGGGTAATCGAGAGGAAGACGGGGTAGTGCAAGGCGCGCGAGTGTCGCTATCATTTGTACCTAACGACCGTGCGGGGACGGCTTGA
- a CDS encoding response regulator → MANILVVDDELGIRDLLSEILNDEGHSVDVAENATQARVSRATHNYDLVLLDIWMPDTDGVTLLKEWATAGQLTMPVIMMSGHATIETAVEATRIGALSFLEKPITMQKLLKAVEQGLARSTASQGSETAAHASNGTAPSAVVSITAQAAEDNLPNSHQGFDLDRPLREARDGFEKAYFEFHLAREGGSMTRVAEKTGLERTHLYRKLRQLGVDLGRNRRG, encoded by the coding sequence ATGGCAAACATACTAGTGGTCGACGACGAACTGGGGATCCGGGATTTGTTGTCGGAAATCCTCAACGACGAAGGTCATAGTGTGGACGTGGCGGAGAACGCCACGCAGGCACGCGTATCCAGGGCAACACACAACTACGATCTGGTGCTGCTGGACATCTGGATGCCGGACACCGATGGCGTCACTCTGCTCAAGGAGTGGGCCACGGCCGGTCAGCTCACCATGCCCGTCATCATGATGAGCGGTCATGCGACCATCGAAACGGCCGTCGAGGCAACGCGCATCGGTGCACTGTCATTCCTCGAAAAGCCCATCACCATGCAGAAGCTGCTCAAGGCGGTGGAGCAGGGGCTGGCGCGCAGCACGGCCAGCCAGGGCTCGGAAACTGCAGCGCATGCCAGCAACGGCACGGCGCCATCGGCCGTGGTCAGCATCACGGCCCAGGCGGCGGAAGACAATCTGCCCAATTCGCACCAGGGCTTCGATCTCGACCGTCCCTTGCGAGAGGCGCGCGACGGCTTTGAAAAAGCCTATTTCGAATTCCACCTGGCCCGCGAAGGCGGCTCCATGACACGCGTGGCCGAGAAGACCGGCCTTGAGCGTACCCATCTGTATCGCAAGCTGCGCCAACTGGGCGTGGACCTTGGACGCAATCGCCGCGGATAA